Proteins found in one Dermacentor silvarum isolate Dsil-2018 chromosome 8, BIME_Dsil_1.4, whole genome shotgun sequence genomic segment:
- the LOC119462580 gene encoding uncharacterized protein LOC119462580 isoform X2 produces the protein MNASPSLMHLSTYAQNLESGAKVRYVEKVELCGGVDPLMLTGKEASFDLALVPKVELSDIKDYLVHATSFITHEQLKARKSLESHNYLTSGFVQEPQLRRHGEHVIVRTKVNHSQAISTQPLEPWLLVKQDGMVKAAHCTCMAGLGEACSHIGL, from the exons ATGAATGCCAGCCCCTCATTAATGCACTTAAGCACGTACGCGCAGAATTTAGAGTCCGGTGCGAAGGtgcgctacgtcgagaaagtGGAGCTTTGCGGTGGCGTCGATCCACTTATGCTTACTGGCAAAGAGGCGTCATTTGATCTCGCGCTCGTACCCAAGGTAGAACTTTCTGATATTAAGGACTACCTTGTGCACGCTACAAGCTTCATAACTCACGAACAGCTGAAAGCAAGAAAATCCCTGGAGTCGCACAACTATTTGACCAGCGGCTTTGTTCAAGAACCCCAGCTGAGAAGACACGGCGAGCACGTCATTGTGCGCACGAAG GTAAACCACTCCCAGGCAATTTCCACTCAGCCACTCGAGCCATGGCTTCTTGTCAAGCAGGATGGAATGGTCAAAGCTGCACACTGCACGTGTATGGCGGGTCTCGGCGAAGCCTGCTCACACATTG GTCTGTAA
- the LOC119462580 gene encoding uncharacterized protein LOC119462580 isoform X1: MNASPSLMHLSTYAQNLESGAKVRYVEKVELCGGVDPLMLTGKEASFDLALVPKVELSDIKDYLVHATSFITHEQLKARKSLESHNYLTSGFVQEPQLRRHGEHVIVRTKVNHSQAISTQPLEPWLLVKQDGMVKAAHCTCMAGLGEACSHIGALLFYLEAASNFRDGQACTDKENAWLPPYSSTVPCAPLAHIDFASATTKKRRLDGHRSSSKKKPATTIERPSQCEWKGFLDRIKKAGKYSAVLALKKDYCEEFIPVQVKHSTALLGHLARDKPLSRDAMLEECEMFAQAYVVEPKVCKDVEAATRGQSASPTWFAFRAGRVTASTAHAACRTTLTQPSVSLVKKICYPEESKFSSAATNWGLRKEDTARNQYVAEASSQHKEFVCNKSGLHISSHEPHMAASPDGLISCACCQDGVLEIKCPYSAACVKDVVTQKSGCLEVAASDNTLKLKRQHAYYTQIQMQLFVCQRSYCDFFVWTPADSHLERIFLDAEFCQGVVNRSRDFFKIVLLPELLFKTWTTSSENKNGPEDSSDDGALHFCYCGGPESGDMVECSGPDCEGKWFHFQCANLKRPPKAKAWFCKGCKPRK, encoded by the exons ATGAATGCCAGCCCCTCATTAATGCACTTAAGCACGTACGCGCAGAATTTAGAGTCCGGTGCGAAGGtgcgctacgtcgagaaagtGGAGCTTTGCGGTGGCGTCGATCCACTTATGCTTACTGGCAAAGAGGCGTCATTTGATCTCGCGCTCGTACCCAAGGTAGAACTTTCTGATATTAAGGACTACCTTGTGCACGCTACAAGCTTCATAACTCACGAACAGCTGAAAGCAAGAAAATCCCTGGAGTCGCACAACTATTTGACCAGCGGCTTTGTTCAAGAACCCCAGCTGAGAAGACACGGCGAGCACGTCATTGTGCGCACGAAG GTAAACCACTCCCAGGCAATTTCCACTCAGCCACTCGAGCCATGGCTTCTTGTCAAGCAGGATGGAATGGTCAAAGCTGCACACTGCACGTGTATGGCGGGTCTCGGCGAAGCCTGCTCACACATTGGTGCACTGCTCTTCTATTTAGAAGCAGCTTCAAACTTTCGTGATGGTCAGGCTTGCACTGATAAGGAAAATGCATGGCTGCCTCCATACTCAAGTACTGTGCCTTGTGCGCCACTTGCACACATCGACTTTGCGTCAGCTACCACCAAGAAAAGGCGGCTAGATGGACATCGATCATCATCCAAAAAGAAACCAGCCACCACTATTGAGAGGCCTTCACAGTGCGAATGGAAGGGCTTTCTCGACAGAATTAAGAAGGCTGGCAAATATTCTGCAGTGTTGGCACTGAAAAAGGACTATTGCGAGGAGTTCATTCCTGTGCAAGTGAAGCACTCCACTGCTCTTCTCGGACACTTGGCAAGAGACAAGCCATTGTCAAGGGATGCGATGCTGGAGGAGTGCGAAATGTTTGCCCAGGCGTATGTTGTAGAGCCAAAG GTCTGTAAAGATGTGGAAGCGGCAACGAGAGGTCAGTCGGCCTCACCAACGTGGTTCGCCTTCAGAGCAGGCCGGGTCACAGCATCGACAGCCCACGCAGCTTGTCGAACGACCTTGACTCAGCCATCTGTGAGCCTGGTTAAGAAGATCTGCTACCCGGAGGAGAGCAAGTTTTCTTCTGCTGCAACTAATTGGGGTCTGCGCAAGGAGGACACTGCCAGGAACCAATACGTTGCTGAAGCATCCAGCCAGCACAAAGAGTTTGTTTGCAACAAGTCTGGATTGCATATTAGTTCACATGAGCCCCACATGGCAGCAAGCCCAGATGGCCTGATTTCTTGTGCCTGCTGCCAAGATGGCGTTTTAGAAATTAAGTGCCCATATTCAGCTGCTTGTGTAAAGGACGTTGTGACCCAGAAAAGTGGCTGCTTAGAAGTTGCTGCTAGTGATAATACACTAAAGCTGAAACGACAACATGCTTACTACACGCAAATACAAATGCAGCTTTTTGTTTGCCAGCGCAGCTATTGCGACTTTTTTGTGTGGACACCAGCAGATAGCCATCTTGAAAGAATCTTCCTGGATGCCGAATTTTGTCAAGGGGTCGTGAACAGGAGTAGGGATTTTTTCAAGATAGTCCTGTTGCCAGAGTTGTTATTTAAGACCTGGACAACATCTTCAGAGAACAAAAATGGGCCTGAAGACTCTTCTGATGACGGAGCACTGCATTTCTGTTATTGCGGTGGTCCAGAGTCTGGAGACATGGTAGAATGCAGTGGCCCAGACTGTGAGGGTAAATGGTTTCACTTTCAGTGTGCCAACTTGAAGCGCCCTCCGAAAGCGAAGGCTTGGTTCTGCAAGGGTTGCAAACCCCGAAAGTGA
- the LOC119461837 gene encoding uncharacterized protein LOC119461837 isoform X1 encodes MVNCAVFGCNNESRRKTVSGENTKKLSFFSVPNVVRWQCSQTLEISTKRRAEWFRRLYRGDINTDATHYKVCSEHFVSGRPSYLMDLTNPDWAPSLHLGYDTKSTTRSEERHQRRCKRAATPKVVQKADSRVLRPLTTMLNAQQSAVNSTVTSTPLASPIAVQNDQGNESHMSHCTINDSGPTMLQQVPAATVPQDADTAADIFHPPSMPSPEVGRAPVSAETGSTAGAAVDGASYVKFSEAGVQATTSTAEASVNTTSLLKDAETQTDITSSALNSFEGDNQALRAEVNEVKGSLRRLQLSKASLEQDYNRVKFYTGLPSYTVLIALFALLESGVSHSANNVLTKFEELVLTLVRLRLGVPLQDLAYRFEVSGLVEFVLLRALIYSWHHVYVIILSWANIWWQDGPVCFIIVTGFIFQVSQATATRVVNRWIAAMHVRLKQLVDWPSHEQLQQTMPMAFRKAFGTSVVVIIDCFEIFIERPSSMLPRSQTWSRYKHHNTAKYLIGIAPQGAITFISKGWGGRTSDKLITESSGMLNHLLPGDTVLADRGFTIGDAVGIHRARLEVPAFTRGQTSAISLGG; translated from the exons ATGGTTAATTGCGCTGTGTTCGGATGCAACAACGAGTCGCGGCGGAAAACTGTCTCTGGTGAGAACACGAAGAAGCTTAGTTTTTTTTCTGTGCCGAATGTTGTTCGTTGGCAATGCAGCCAGACCTTAGAGATCTCAACGAAGCGTCGAGCGGAATGGTTTCGTCGCCTCTACCGGGGTGACATTAATACAGACGCTACCCACTACAAAGTCTGCAGCGAGCACTTCGTTTCTG GCAGGCCATCCTACTTAATGGATCTGACGaacccggactgggcgccaaGCTTGCACCTAGGGTATGACACAAAGTCAACAACTCGATCTGAAgaaag GCACCAGCGACGTTGCAAGAGGGCTGCGACTCCAAAGGTGGTCCAAAAGGCCGATAGCAGAGTGCTGCGACCCTTGACTACAATGTTGAATGCACAGCAGAGTGCTGTGAACAGTACTGTCACAA GCACACCACTTGCAAGTCCCATTGCAGTACAAAATGACCAAGGCAATGAGTCACATATGTCTCATTGCACAATAAATGATTCAG GCCCAACAATGCTGCAACAAGTACCAGCTGCAACTGTACCACAAGATGCTGATACTGCAGCTGACATATTTC ACCCACCATCCATGCCATCACCTGAGGTAGGCAGGGCCCCAGTCTCAGCTGAAACTGGTTCTACTGCTGGAGCTGCAGTGGATGGCGCATCCT atGTGAAGTTCTCTGAGGCTGGTGTTCAAGCCACCACTTCGACGGCTGAAGCTTCAGTGAACACCACGTCAT TGCTAAAGGACGCTGAAACCCAAACAGATATCACAAGCAGTGCATTAAACAGCTTCGAAGGCGACAACCAGGCCCTACGTGCAGAGGTAAACGAAGTGAAGGGCTCTTTGCGTAGACTTCAGTTGTCTAAAGCTTCATTGGAGCAAGACTACAACCGTGTAAAATTTTACACTGGCCTACCAAGCTACACAGTTTTGATAGCGCTGTTCGCGCTTCTCGAGAGTGGTGTGTCGCACAGCGCAAACAATGTGCTTACTAAGTTCGAAGAGCTTGTGCTCACACTTGTGAGGCTGCGACTAGGAGTGCCCTTGCAGGACCTGGCGTATAGATTTGAGGTAAGTGGACTGGTGGAATTTGTATTGTTGCGAGCACTTATTTACAGTTGGCATCACGTATATGTTATAATACTCTCGTGGGCTAACATTTGGTGGCAAGATGGCCCTGTTTGCTTTATAATAGTGACTGGCTTTATCTTTCAGGtcagccaagccacagcaacaCGAGTAGTCAACCGGTGGATTGCGGCCATGCATGTACGACTAAAACAGCTGGTGGACTGGCCCAGTCATGAACAATTGCAGCAGACCATGCCAATGGCCTTCAGAAAAGCATTTGGCACGAGTGTGGTAGTCATTATAGACTGCTTCGAGATATTCATTGAGCGCCCTTCGTCAATGCTCCCTAGGTCACAGACGTGGTCGCGGTATAAGCACCACAACACGGCAAAATATCTGATAGGAATAGCACCTCAGGGAGCAATCACTTTCATTTCCAAAGGGTGGGGAGGCAGGACAAGCGACAAGCTTATAACAGAGTCGAGTGGAATGTTGAACCACCTTCTCCCAGGTGACACGGTGCTCGCCGACAGAGGATTCACGATTGGTGATGCCGTAGGCATTCATCGTGCACGCCTTGAGGTTCCTGCATTCACAAGGGGGCAAACCTCAGCTATCAGCCTGGGAGGTTGA
- the LOC119461837 gene encoding uncharacterized protein LOC119461837 isoform X2, whose amino-acid sequence MVNCAVFGCNNESRRKTVSGENTKKLSFFSVPNVVRWQCSQTLEISTKRRAEWFRRLYRGDINTDATHYKVCSEHFVSGRPSYLMDLTNPDWAPSLHLGYDTKSTTRSEERHQRRCKRAATPKVVQKADSRVLRPLTTMLNAQQSAVNSTVTSTPLASPIAVQNDQGNESHMSHCTINDSGPTMLQQVPAATVPQDADTAADIFHPPSMPSPEVGRAPVSAETGSTAGAAVDGASYVKFSEAGVQATTSTAEASVNTTSLLKDAETQTDITSSALNSFEGDNQALRAEVNEVKGSLRRLQLSKASLEQDYNRVKFYTGLPSYTVLIALFALLESGVSHSANNVLTKFEELVLTLVRLRLGVPLQDLAYRFEVSQATATRVVNRWIAAMHVRLKQLVDWPSHEQLQQTMPMAFRKAFGTSVVVIIDCFEIFIERPSSMLPRSQTWSRYKHHNTAKYLIGIAPQGAITFISKGWGGRTSDKLITESSGMLNHLLPGDTVLADRGFTIGDAVGIHRARLEVPAFTRGQTSAISLGG is encoded by the exons ATGGTTAATTGCGCTGTGTTCGGATGCAACAACGAGTCGCGGCGGAAAACTGTCTCTGGTGAGAACACGAAGAAGCTTAGTTTTTTTTCTGTGCCGAATGTTGTTCGTTGGCAATGCAGCCAGACCTTAGAGATCTCAACGAAGCGTCGAGCGGAATGGTTTCGTCGCCTCTACCGGGGTGACATTAATACAGACGCTACCCACTACAAAGTCTGCAGCGAGCACTTCGTTTCTG GCAGGCCATCCTACTTAATGGATCTGACGaacccggactgggcgccaaGCTTGCACCTAGGGTATGACACAAAGTCAACAACTCGATCTGAAgaaag GCACCAGCGACGTTGCAAGAGGGCTGCGACTCCAAAGGTGGTCCAAAAGGCCGATAGCAGAGTGCTGCGACCCTTGACTACAATGTTGAATGCACAGCAGAGTGCTGTGAACAGTACTGTCACAA GCACACCACTTGCAAGTCCCATTGCAGTACAAAATGACCAAGGCAATGAGTCACATATGTCTCATTGCACAATAAATGATTCAG GCCCAACAATGCTGCAACAAGTACCAGCTGCAACTGTACCACAAGATGCTGATACTGCAGCTGACATATTTC ACCCACCATCCATGCCATCACCTGAGGTAGGCAGGGCCCCAGTCTCAGCTGAAACTGGTTCTACTGCTGGAGCTGCAGTGGATGGCGCATCCT atGTGAAGTTCTCTGAGGCTGGTGTTCAAGCCACCACTTCGACGGCTGAAGCTTCAGTGAACACCACGTCAT TGCTAAAGGACGCTGAAACCCAAACAGATATCACAAGCAGTGCATTAAACAGCTTCGAAGGCGACAACCAGGCCCTACGTGCAGAGGTAAACGAAGTGAAGGGCTCTTTGCGTAGACTTCAGTTGTCTAAAGCTTCATTGGAGCAAGACTACAACCGTGTAAAATTTTACACTGGCCTACCAAGCTACACAGTTTTGATAGCGCTGTTCGCGCTTCTCGAGAGTGGTGTGTCGCACAGCGCAAACAATGTGCTTACTAAGTTCGAAGAGCTTGTGCTCACACTTGTGAGGCTGCGACTAGGAGTGCCCTTGCAGGACCTGGCGTATAGATTTGAG GtcagccaagccacagcaacaCGAGTAGTCAACCGGTGGATTGCGGCCATGCATGTACGACTAAAACAGCTGGTGGACTGGCCCAGTCATGAACAATTGCAGCAGACCATGCCAATGGCCTTCAGAAAAGCATTTGGCACGAGTGTGGTAGTCATTATAGACTGCTTCGAGATATTCATTGAGCGCCCTTCGTCAATGCTCCCTAGGTCACAGACGTGGTCGCGGTATAAGCACCACAACACGGCAAAATATCTGATAGGAATAGCACCTCAGGGAGCAATCACTTTCATTTCCAAAGGGTGGGGAGGCAGGACAAGCGACAAGCTTATAACAGAGTCGAGTGGAATGTTGAACCACCTTCTCCCAGGTGACACGGTGCTCGCCGACAGAGGATTCACGATTGGTGATGCCGTAGGCATTCATCGTGCACGCCTTGAGGTTCCTGCATTCACAAGGGGGCAAACCTCAGCTATCAGCCTGGGAGGTTGA
- the LOC125947608 gene encoding uncharacterized protein LOC125947608 produces MQRTPPQSRDPSPKPEDETNVAKDQRASRRQQGLVPEFGLLPEKTTAIKAKSTTRMAAPASPILLQQPREPPTFRGSSAEDPETWLETYERTATFNKWSDDDKLRHVYFSLEDGARTWFENRERALTTWDLFRAAFLDTFTSVVRKERAAALLENRVQLPNESIGMYTEEMTRLFRHADPAMPEDKKVRLLMRGVKQELFAGLVRNPPTTVQDFLSEATTIEKALDMRNRQYNRRSTPHYAEVQGLPHDLRDIIRAIVREELQKLLPSSQPQVASIADIVREEIQQSLGLPESPQPEPEALTYAAVTRRQGPPPRSRQGPVTPQFRRPPPPPPARPPVAQRSYQRKTDIWRAPDHRPLCYHCGEAGHVYRRCPYREMGLRGFAVNAPRPQLGERPRDIADYLAGAQWQPRRPSRSPSPGRYISPHRRQYTGPTRGRSPSPYPGN; encoded by the coding sequence atgcagcgaacgcccccgcaaagccgcgacccaagcccgaaaccggaggacgagaccaacgtcgccaaggaccagcgagctagccgtaggcagcaaggacttgtgccggagttcggacttcttcccgaaaagaccactgcaatcaaagccaagtcaacgaccagaatggcagcaccagcgtcccccatcctgctgcagcaacctcgggagccaccgacttttcgtggatcatcggctgaagaccctgaaacctggctggagacatatgagaggaccgcgacgttcaacaaatggagcgacgacgacaagctgcgccatgtttatttctcgcttgaagacggcgccagaacctggttcgagaatagggagcgtgcactaacaacttgggacctcttcagagccgcattcctggacaccttcacgagcgtcgtccgtaaagaaagagctgcagccttgttggaaaaccgtgtacagctcccgaatgagagcatcggtatgtacactgaagaaatgactcgattattccggcacgccgaccccgctatgccagaagacaagaaagttcgcttgctcatgcggggagttaagcaggagctattcgccggactggtgcggaatccaccaacgacagtccaagactttctctcggaggctacgacaatcgagaaagcactggacatgcgcaaccggcaatacaatcgccgttcgacgccacattacgccgaagtccaaggactcccccacgacctacgagacatcatcagggcgatagtacgcgaagagttgcagaagttgctaccgtcgtcgcagcctcaagttgcttccatcgccgatatcgtgcgggaggaaatccagcaatcgctaggacttcccgaatcgccgcaacccgagccggaagcgctgacatacgccgccgtcacccgtcgtcaaggcccccctccgcgttcgcgccagggccccgtaacgccgcagttccgacgtccaccaccgccgccgccagcacgcccgcccgtcgcccagcgcagctaccagaggaagacggacatttggcgcgcccccgaccaccgcccgctctgctatcactgcggggaagccggtcatgtctaccgccgatgcccataccgcgagatgggcctacgagggttcgccgtcaacgcgccacgtccacagcttggcgagcgaccacgtgacatcgccgactacctcgccggagctcagtggcaaccacgacgaccctcacgctcgccgtcaccaggccgctacatctcgccccatcgccgtcagtacaccggtcccactcggggccgatctcccagtccttacccgggaaactaa